Proteins from a single region of Styela clava chromosome 1, kaStyClav1.hap1.2, whole genome shotgun sequence:
- the LOC120347410 gene encoding uncharacterized protein LOC120347410 isoform X1, which yields MTILSREETVMDIPVKLAVLYMVFYSCRGAQFPDIKVLENCPYDGLPRCQFVSKIALNPGAFCPNDPPYPPVDAVDEECATKCYIPAPRGPAHCNFLESYECNYGNPCGCTPTLTCIKPKGNPQTVQYLTIYCKCSPGNS from the exons ATGACCATACTATCTCGCGAAGAAACAGTTATGGATATCCCGGTAAAGCTTGCTGTTTTATACATGGTGTTCTATAGCTGTCGAGGAGCACAATTTCCAGACATAAAAGTACTTGAG AATTGCCCATATGATGGTTTGCCGAGATGCCAATTTGtatcaaaaat AGCGTTAAATCCCGGAGCATTTTGTCCAAATGACCCGCCATATCCACCTGTCGACGCCGTCGACGAAGAATGTGCCACAAAATGTTACATTCCGGCGCCTAGAGGACCGGCACATTGTAACTTTCTCGAATCATACGAATGCAA TTATGGAAATCCATGCGGTTGTACACCTACACTGACGTGCATAAAACCAAAAGGCAATCCACAAACTGTTCAATACCTG ACGATCTATTGCAAGTGCTCTCCAGGCAATAGCTAA
- the LOC120347410 gene encoding uncharacterized protein LOC120347410 isoform X2: MTILSREETVMDIPVKLAVLYMVFYSCRGAQFPDIKVLENCPYDGLPRCQFVSKIALNPGAFCPNDPPYPPVDAVDEECATKCYIPAPRGPAHCNFLESYECKRSIASALQAIAKRKHDIQLRSGSIKIILF, translated from the exons ATGACCATACTATCTCGCGAAGAAACAGTTATGGATATCCCGGTAAAGCTTGCTGTTTTATACATGGTGTTCTATAGCTGTCGAGGAGCACAATTTCCAGACATAAAAGTACTTGAG AATTGCCCATATGATGGTTTGCCGAGATGCCAATTTGtatcaaaaat AGCGTTAAATCCCGGAGCATTTTGTCCAAATGACCCGCCATATCCACCTGTCGACGCCGTCGACGAAGAATGTGCCACAAAATGTTACATTCCGGCGCCTAGAGGACCGGCACATTGTAACTTTCTCGAATCATACGAATGCAA ACGATCTATTGCAAGTGCTCTCCAGGCAATAGCTAAAAGAAAACATGATATTCAACTTCGATCGGGTTCAATaaagattattttgttttag